From the genome of Cynocephalus volans isolate mCynVol1 chromosome 14, mCynVol1.pri, whole genome shotgun sequence, one region includes:
- the ETAA1 gene encoding ewing's tumor-associated antigen 1, with product MSRRRKHGDSPGSKITPRKTAAAAEEWSSMVEPGRRRLRSARGSGLRGAGEGPPAAASCSKSNPDERYETPKRVLKMDLSSTFSSPNDPDGQNDIFWDQNSPMTKQLGKGRKKQIYTTDSDEISHIVNRIAPQDEKPTTNSMLGMWIGETAIPCTPIVTKGKSRGKISCTKLKTQNQEEELMKLAKQFDKNMEELDVIQEQSKRNHGFIQTISETETLTNYTDHVQMQSLSGIVPKIDNDIIKKSMKGNTKISVVNDQNSSQKPFDQNAEAAFIAIFDGSTQKCSGQLSQDLSGAFLNTRNTTFGKKNPLKEEQIITNETLVTEKLSNKTPGSFSPQVGAPMTTKSHAIYSTEEPEASNKHIDAFTTSDFEDDWENLLDNEPFVRQNVEIAELFPSHKTAQVTDQKKICTFNSKNDTSKSRMNASLDARLRDSKILQNLPSKTHKRESVNTGEYGFLPNSNDKLNKLLSTGNKMKFEKSFNKIVVQDKIQDCPVTSNLTTVKEDIHTIFNSNINASEKKSALNTGYSDEQKNKPILNQSFKVPVNIDPFGSATLVSETSISNPHQTNASKLGSFFDDWNDPSFANEIIKACHQLESTWEADDVDDDLLYEACDDIERLTQQQDVVKDSKTSESIHEVNFNTKHGAKNMVTVSKQGIQLVQSKHLNLGSISVQTSSLTDSSQIDESMKMEKGKVCGNSPSFLDATTNLTMCSKNSNCQINSLPGSWNNTDVPIQVNNSKSFHAGSSNLNMHSDHMSTEIATYKKKLSTQQLSCKTVMDEAHSDLNKTDRFSKYTFAKMKNSQILFQFNQNSITGSMSGTKITQDLEKKKTVSPFLGEAVQQQSSVKLYESLKQSSREEEEKNRKYSPEEIQRKRQEALVRRMAKARASSVNTAPT from the exons aaaGGTATGAAACACCAAAGAGAGTGCTGAAAATGGATTTATCGTCTACCTTCAGTTCTCCTAATGATCCGGATGGACAGAATGATATCTTTTGGGATCAAAATTCTCCAATGACAAAACAGTTAG gcAAAGGACGAAAAAAACAGATATACACTACAGACAGTGATGAGATTTCACATATTGTTAATCGTATTGCTCCTCAG GATGAAAAACCAACCACAAACTCCATGCTGGGCATGTGGATTGGAGAAACTGCTATTCCTTGTACTCCCAtagtaacaaaaggaaaatcaaGAGGAAAAATCAGCTGCACAAA gttaaaaacacaaaatcaagAAGAAGAACTTATGAAATTGGCTAAACAATTTGATAAAAATATGGAAGAGCTAGATGTGATTCAAGAGCAAAGCAAGAGGAATCATGGTTTTATCCAGACAATTTCAGAAACAGAGACTTTAACTAATTATACAGATCATGTACAGATGCAGTCATTAAGTGGTATAGTTCCCAAAATAGATAATGATATAATAAAGAAGTCAATGAAAGGAAACACCAAGATATCTGTGGTAAATGATCAAAATAGCAGTCAGAAGCCATTTGACCAAAATGCTGAAGCAGCCTTTATTGCCATTTTTGATGGTTCTACTCAGAAATGTAGTGGACAGTTAAGTCAAGATCTGTCAGGTGCTTTTTTAAACACCAGAAATACTACCTTTGGAAAGAAAAATCCTTTAAAAGAGGAGCAAATCATTACTAATGAAACTCTGGTCACTGAAAAATTGTCAAATAAAACTCCAGGATCATTTTCTCCTCAAGTAGGTGCTCCCATGACAACAAAATCACATGCAATTTACAGTACTGAGGAGCCAGAAGCTTCTAATAAGCACATTGATGCATTTACTACCAGTGATTTTGAAGATGATTGGGAAAACTTACTAGATAATGAGCCTTTTGTTAGGCAAAATGTTGAAATAGCTGAACTCTTCCCTTCTCATAAAACGGCCCAGGTTACTGATCAAAAGAAAATCTGTACCTTTAATAGTAAAAATGATACAAGTAAGTCAAGAATGAATGCAAGTCTAGATGCCAGATTAAGAGattcaaaaatattacaaaatcttCCTTCAAAGACACATAAAAGAGAATCAGTAAATACTGGAGAATATGGATTTTTGCCAAATTCAAAtgataaattaaacaaattactatccacaggaaataaaatgaaatttgagaaaTCTTTCAATAAAATTGTTGTTCAAGACAAAATACAAGATTGTCCAGTTACATCTAATCTGACAACAGTAAAGGAAGATATTCATACCATATTTAATTCTAATATAAATGCTTCTGAAAAAAAGTCTGCTTTGAACACAGGATATTCTgatgaacaaaaaaataagccCATTTTAAATCAGTCTTTTAAAGTACCTGTTAATATTGATCCTTTTGGCTCTGCAACTCTAGTTAGTGAAACCAGTATTAGTAACCCACATCAGACTAATGCATCAAAATTAGGTTCTTTCTTTGATGATTGGAATGATCCATCATTTGCCAATGAAATTATTAAAGCATGTCATCAATTAGAGAGTACTTGGGAAGCGGATGATGTAGATGATGATTTGTTGTACGAAGCATGTGATGATATTGAAAGACTAACTCAGCAACAAGACGTTGTAAAGGACAGCAAGACATCAGAAAGTATACATGAAGTCAATTTTAATACCAAACATGGAGCCAAAAACATGGTTACTGTATCTAAACAAGGAATTCAGTTAGTGCAATCAAAGCATTTGAATCTGGGCAGCATTTCAGTGCAAACATCTTCCTTGACAGATAGCTCACAAATAGATGAATCAATGAAGATGGAGAAGGGAAAAGTGTGTGGGAATTCCCCAAGTTTTTTAGATGCTACAACAAATTTGACTATGTGCTCTAAGAACTCAAATTGTCAAATCAATAGTCTGCCTGGCTCTTGGAATAACACTGATGTTCCAATACAAGTGAATAATTCCAAATCCTTTCATGCAGGAAGTTCAAATTTGAATATGCATTCAGATCATATGAGTACTGAAATTGCTACTTATAAGAAGAAATTGAGTACTCAGCAACTATCCTGTAAGACTGTAATGGATGAAGCGCATAGTGATCTTAACAAAACAGATAGATTTTCAAAGTATACGTTTGCAAAGATGAAAAattctcaaattctttttcaatttaatCAAAATAGTATAACAGGAAGTATGTCTGGTACCAAAATTACACAGgatttggagaaaaagaaaactgtcagCCCATTTCTTGGGGAGGCTGTTCAGCAGCAATCTTCAGTGAAACTTTATGAATCTCTGAAACAGTCTTCAAGAG aggaagaggagaaaaatagaaagtattctcctgaagaaattcagagaaaaagacaagaagCACTGGTTCGAAGAATGGCAAAAGCACGGGCATCATCTGTAAATACAGCTCCCACTTAA